From Novipirellula galeiformis, the proteins below share one genomic window:
- a CDS encoding DUF1501 domain-containing protein, with product MTLSRRRFNTAAGIGLGSLMVSAPSLVSRCSAAAIEVPHVPPRIKRVIFLFMHGGPSHIDTFDYKPMLAKQDGKPLPFALPPNIDAAPTLMNGPWKFKKRGESGLWVSDLLPHMASEIDSMCVIRSMHTKGQSHGQAVSMVNTGSDNLVRPSVGAWISYALGSGHPDLPAHVAISPATAHGGPRNYGAAFLPAMHQATVIGRNGRFGDGKIPFLDSREDEASLRDRFDLIQAMNQRHLARSGADREIEGAIEAVDLASRMRNAAPEAMNLNNESAATLRDYGIGEKTTDSYGRGCLLARRLAEAGVRFISVSSGQVWDQHGNLEDGHNKNAAATDLPIAALIRDLKRRGLWDETLVVWGGEFGRTPVVQGKNGRDHNPQGFTMVLSGGGVKSGFAYGETDDFGYYARTDRVHMHDLHATLLHLLGIDHTRLTYPYAGRDFRLTDVAGRVVEEILV from the coding sequence ATGACTCTTTCACGACGACGCTTCAATACGGCTGCTGGGATCGGATTGGGGTCGCTCATGGTTTCGGCACCTTCGCTTGTTTCGCGTTGCTCCGCCGCGGCAATCGAGGTGCCTCACGTGCCGCCGCGAATCAAACGCGTGATCTTTTTGTTCATGCATGGTGGGCCGAGTCACATCGACACGTTCGATTACAAACCGATGTTGGCGAAGCAGGATGGAAAGCCGCTTCCCTTTGCCTTGCCACCGAACATTGACGCGGCCCCGACGCTGATGAACGGACCGTGGAAATTCAAGAAACGCGGCGAATCGGGACTTTGGGTCAGCGATTTGCTGCCTCACATGGCATCCGAAATCGACTCGATGTGTGTGATCCGCAGCATGCACACGAAAGGGCAATCGCATGGGCAAGCCGTCAGCATGGTCAACACCGGCAGTGACAACCTGGTGCGTCCGAGCGTGGGAGCATGGATCAGTTACGCGCTGGGCAGCGGACATCCCGACTTGCCGGCGCATGTGGCGATCTCGCCCGCGACGGCGCATGGCGGCCCCCGTAACTACGGCGCCGCGTTTCTGCCGGCGATGCACCAAGCGACCGTGATCGGACGCAACGGGCGGTTCGGCGATGGCAAGATTCCGTTTCTTGACAGCCGCGAGGACGAAGCATCGTTGCGTGATCGATTCGATCTAATTCAAGCGATGAACCAGCGGCATTTGGCCCGCAGTGGTGCGGATCGCGAAATCGAAGGGGCTATCGAAGCGGTCGATTTAGCGTCGCGAATGCGAAACGCTGCACCTGAGGCAATGAACCTGAACAACGAGTCCGCGGCGACGCTACGAGATTATGGGATCGGTGAAAAGACGACCGATTCGTATGGACGTGGTTGTTTGTTGGCGCGTCGATTGGCCGAGGCGGGTGTGCGATTCATCAGTGTCAGCAGTGGACAAGTTTGGGACCAACATGGCAATCTAGAAGACGGTCACAACAAAAACGCAGCGGCGACCGACTTGCCGATCGCCGCGCTGATTCGCGACCTAAAACGCCGTGGCTTATGGGATGAAACGCTTGTGGTGTGGGGGGGCGAGTTCGGCCGAACCCCCGTGGTACAAGGCAAAAATGGGCGAGACCATAATCCCCAAGGCTTTACGATGGTGTTGTCCGGAGGCGGAGTTAAAAGCGGGTTTGCGTATGGCGAAACGGATGATTTCGGCTACTACGCTCGGACCGATCGCGTGCACATGCATGACCTGCACGCCACCCTCTTGCACTTGCTAGGAATTGATCATACTCGCTTGACCTACCCGTACGCGGGACGCGATTTCCGCCTGACCGATGTTGCAGGCCGTGTCGTCGAGGAAATTTTGGTGTAG
- a CDS encoding DUF1553 domain-containing protein — protein MATVPSSMNGRVILTAGFVFSLAFCSLTACSQEPGSVEFFESRIRPVLVEHCYKCHSSSSDDLGGSLLLDSSGGMISGGDSGPAIVQGDPKASLLISAIRYESSEMPPQGPLPAKVIADFEQWISAGAIDPRDQPLAIPQSKPAIDIEAGKQFWAFRPIEAPAIPIAIPSKQKTLATSASGEPNRFHSTPIDCFLDEKLEQAKIDANELASPEIRLRRLCFDLTGLPPGLELQKAWQHDPSPQHWNQIVDRLLSSTGFAEHWARHWMDLARYADSNGADFNATHHDAWRYRDYLVRSFADGRSIDEMIQQQIAGDLLPASSDSQRWDNLVATTFLMLGTKMLSERDKVKLEMDVVDEQIDTVGRAFLGLTLGCARCHDHKFDPVPMRDYYALAGIFRSTQTLNGESQLYVSTWNKTPLPTSDKHKKALADYTQKQRTLEDSLKQLDKELSALKERTTHRGLVIDDEAGKKTGLWKASKLFHTFVSKGYVHDNNADKGSLSIQFSVPLPKSGRYEIRLAGSPSSNRASQVPVTIKDASGDHELFVNQRTAAIDEIWNSLGEFQFDADQEAIVTIRNANTDGYVIVDAIQFLQVDATSESDGKPKPDPRIAQAVKQKSSEREQVQAKLAELKKNPPEPLPLAMAPRDRSSDAIADCPIHIRGETANLGDVVQRGFLQVCSGGTATIASPQGSGRLELADWLTDPDNPLVARVFVNRVWMHLMGEGIVRTVDNFGVQGERPSHPELLDFLASDFLRGGWQLKPLIRRIVTTQAYQRSSSMNSISSESDPENRLLWRVHRRRMPAEAIRDTMLVAANQLDRNPRYEPMKGMGTLVSNNNSDSNSEIGLLSQSCRTLYMPVVRGYVPALVTALDSADPDLLVGKRPTTNVPGQALVLINSPEIKQWSEATAKRICSNHSDFSARIEEAYRCCFQRMPTAEDREIATAFFAGHENSTSRWHAFIAAMFAATEFRLLD, from the coding sequence ATGGCTACAGTCCCCAGCTCGATGAATGGTCGTGTCATTTTGACCGCTGGGTTCGTTTTTTCGTTGGCGTTTTGTTCGCTTACTGCGTGTTCTCAGGAACCAGGATCGGTCGAATTTTTCGAGAGCCGCATCCGCCCCGTTCTGGTTGAACATTGCTACAAGTGCCACTCATCGAGCTCGGACGATCTTGGCGGATCGTTATTACTGGATTCCTCGGGCGGCATGATAAGCGGCGGTGACAGTGGACCTGCCATTGTGCAGGGTGACCCCAAGGCGAGTTTGTTGATTTCCGCGATCCGCTACGAATCGTCTGAAATGCCGCCCCAAGGACCATTGCCAGCCAAGGTGATCGCGGATTTCGAACAATGGATTTCTGCAGGAGCGATCGATCCGCGAGACCAGCCGCTCGCGATTCCTCAATCGAAGCCCGCGATCGACATCGAAGCGGGCAAACAATTTTGGGCGTTTCGCCCGATCGAAGCTCCGGCGATTCCCATCGCCATCCCATCAAAACAGAAAACGCTCGCTACTTCCGCGTCGGGCGAACCCAATCGTTTCCACAGTACGCCGATCGATTGTTTTTTAGATGAGAAACTCGAGCAAGCGAAGATTGACGCCAATGAGCTGGCGTCTCCGGAAATTCGCCTGCGACGACTTTGCTTTGATCTGACCGGACTTCCTCCGGGGCTCGAATTACAAAAAGCGTGGCAACACGATCCATCCCCACAACATTGGAACCAGATTGTCGATCGACTGCTAAGCTCAACGGGGTTTGCCGAACATTGGGCTCGTCACTGGATGGATCTTGCGAGGTACGCCGACAGCAACGGAGCCGACTTCAACGCGACACATCACGACGCTTGGCGTTATCGCGACTATTTGGTTCGCTCGTTTGCCGACGGCCGATCGATTGACGAAATGATCCAGCAACAGATCGCCGGCGACCTTTTACCCGCGTCAAGCGATTCGCAGCGTTGGGACAACTTGGTCGCCACGACGTTTCTGATGTTGGGGACGAAGATGCTGAGTGAACGCGACAAAGTCAAACTCGAGATGGATGTGGTCGACGAACAGATCGACACCGTTGGGCGTGCTTTCTTAGGACTGACGCTGGGGTGTGCTCGCTGCCACGACCACAAGTTTGATCCTGTGCCGATGCGAGACTACTACGCGTTAGCCGGAATTTTCCGCAGCACCCAAACGCTCAACGGAGAAAGCCAGCTGTACGTCAGCACGTGGAACAAGACCCCACTGCCGACCAGCGACAAACACAAAAAAGCCTTGGCGGATTACACGCAAAAACAAAGAACGCTCGAGGATAGTTTGAAGCAACTCGATAAAGAATTGTCGGCACTGAAAGAACGCACCACTCACCGCGGGTTAGTGATCGATGACGAGGCAGGCAAAAAGACGGGTCTATGGAAAGCTTCAAAGCTTTTCCACACCTTTGTGTCCAAAGGATACGTGCACGATAACAACGCGGACAAAGGTAGTCTGTCGATTCAATTTTCCGTGCCTCTGCCGAAGTCCGGACGCTATGAAATCCGGCTAGCAGGTTCGCCGAGCTCCAATCGTGCGTCACAGGTTCCCGTCACGATCAAGGATGCCAGCGGCGATCATGAGCTGTTCGTTAACCAACGAACAGCGGCCATCGACGAAATCTGGAATTCGCTGGGTGAGTTCCAGTTCGATGCAGATCAAGAGGCCATCGTCACGATCCGCAACGCCAACACCGATGGCTATGTGATTGTAGACGCGATCCAATTCTTGCAGGTGGACGCAACGAGCGAGTCAGACGGCAAGCCGAAACCGGATCCTCGCATCGCCCAAGCGGTCAAACAAAAAAGCAGCGAACGGGAACAGGTTCAAGCGAAGCTCGCGGAACTGAAAAAGAATCCCCCCGAACCGCTACCCTTGGCGATGGCGCCGCGAGACCGAAGCAGCGACGCGATTGCGGACTGCCCGATTCATATTCGCGGCGAGACGGCCAACTTGGGCGACGTTGTGCAACGCGGCTTCTTGCAAGTCTGTAGCGGCGGGACCGCCACAATTGCGTCCCCTCAGGGTAGTGGACGTTTGGAATTGGCCGATTGGTTGACCGATCCAGACAATCCGCTCGTGGCTCGCGTGTTTGTCAATCGCGTTTGGATGCATCTGATGGGCGAAGGGATCGTGCGGACAGTCGATAATTTTGGCGTGCAGGGCGAACGTCCCTCACACCCTGAATTACTCGACTTTCTGGCATCTGACTTTTTGCGAGGTGGTTGGCAATTAAAACCGTTGATCCGTAGGATCGTCACGACGCAAGCCTACCAGCGATCGTCATCAATGAACTCAATTTCGAGTGAAAGTGATCCTGAAAATCGCCTTCTTTGGCGAGTCCACCGCCGCCGAATGCCCGCCGAAGCGATCCGCGACACGATGCTCGTCGCCGCGAACCAACTCGATCGCAACCCTCGTTATGAACCGATGAAGGGGATGGGGACACTCGTTTCGAACAACAACAGCGACAGCAACTCCGAGATCGGTTTGCTTTCACAGTCCTGCCGCACGCTGTATATGCCGGTTGTCCGCGGTTATGTACCGGCATTGGTGACAGCGTTGGACTCGGCGGATCCCGACCTTTTGGTGGGCAAACGTCCGACCACAAATGTGCCTGGTCAAGCGTTGGTGTTGATCAACAGCCCCGAAATCAAGCAGTGGTCCGAGGCGACGGCGAAGCGAATCTGCAGCAATCACTCCGATTTTTCGGCGCGGATCGAAGAGGCCTATCGATGTTGTTTTCAGAGGATGCCGACGGCGGAGGACCGTGAAATTGCCACCGCATTTTTCGCTGGCCACGAGAATTCAACCTCGCGATGGCATGCCTTTATAGCCGCGATGTTTGCCGCGACCGAATTCCGATTACTCGACTAG